The genomic region ATATATAAATCATCGTAAAATAGGAAGTAAAATTGCTTTATTCGTAAGGGAGCATAAGAAAGAGAGCGGATATACATCACCATTTGTATTTTTAGGTGCGTGTCAGTATATAAGACATTCTGGGGATAAACCTATGAGTTTTATATGGGAGTTAGATGAAGAGATGCCACCAATGTTTGTACCAAAAGCTAATAAGAATATATTGTAGCTAATATCAGAAGTTCATTTTCTTTCTAAAGAAGTAATAAAATGCCTAAGTTATGAAAATTTTAACTTAGGCATTTAAATAAGGTTTACATAGAGTCTTTATGCCACAAACTGTAAATAGATTGATACACACTTTGAAATCTGATAGATTAAAAGTAGTAAAATTAAGAATAATATTATACCTAATGGTGGGTGCTTATATGAATAGAATTATTAAAAGCTTTATAGCAAGGTACGAAAATGAAAACAAAAAAAGATTTGATTTAAATACATTAGAGATGTTTATTATTAATCAATATAAAAGTGAATCGGAGTATATAAATAAGGGTGGTTATAGGGAGTTACACAAACAAATGATGGAGTTAGTGAATCAAGGCTGTATTAAAGAAATTAAATCTTCTAGCTACAATGGGCTAAATCCACCTTTGAAAGTAAGCTGGCAAATAATTAATAAAAAAGAGGATTCCAGGTGGGATAAATCTAAAATTTTAAAGTATAGCGATCTTCTAGATTTTAGTTATTATATTAATAATCCATCCTTTCAGACCGATGGAGAATGGGAATATATTCAGAATATTTATAGGTTCCTAAAATCCTCTAGTAAAAGGGAAATAGTTAGCTTGGAAGAACGATGCTTAGAACTTTTTTATGATGAAAAATTCCTTATAAATAGGAAAGACACCACTAAAGGGAAGTATGGCATATTAAGTAGACTAAAGCTATCTTATGTGGATTTAAGGATGAGAAAGTATGGAGAGATGTTTATCTATTGGAATAAAGGGGTTAATGATATTAAAAGAATTATAATATTAGAAAATCATTCAACTTTCTTTGCTTTTAAAAGAGTGGTAGAGATTCACAAAGAAGTACTAGGCTTTAATCCTGATGCTTTAATTTATGGAGAGGGAAAGAAAATTGAAAGTAGTTTTTCTTTTCTCCAGGAAATAGCTAATACGTCAAATGTTGAAATACTATATTTTGGAGATATTGATTCCGAAGGATTTGGCATATATGCTAGACTAAAGGAAAAATATCCAAATATTAAAATGGAATTGTTTAAAACTGCCTATGATAAGTTAATTACCCTATGTAATAGGAACTACCCTTTGGATGGACAACAGAAAAATATAAAATACTTTAACCTGTTTATTGATGAGATGAAGGACTACATAAATGAAGAGCAAATAAAAAAAATAGAATTTATTTGGAACAATGATTATAGAATTCCTCAGGAATTACTTAACTATGAATACTTATTGAAGGCGGTAAAATTATGATAGAGAGTGGCTTTTTTAATAGGATGAAAAAATTCCAAGCAATTCGTATGTTAGGAACGGGAATGGACCTAGGAAATTTAAATGAATATGCCTATGAAATATGTTTTCTTTTAATTCAAAACATTTTCACTAGAGAATTAAGAGAAAATCCTAATCGAACTAGAGATGATATGTTATTTATTACTGACAAGATTATTAGGGATATGGATTTAGAAGTAAATCGAGATATTGTTGAAAGAATAGTTGATGGAACACTTTGGTATAGGGACCCCAGTAAACAGGAAGCATTCCTCACTAAAATCTTTAACGAGGAACAAAGAAAAAAAGAAGATTATACATTCAGGTATTTTAAAGTGGATAGAGAACATAGCCACTGGGAACAGGGTGGATCAACAGTCTATATGTTGTCCGAAGAAAGCCAAGAGATGATTTTTATTACTAGAGAAATTCTAGAGGAATTTGGATTTGACCTAGAGCAGTTTTACACTCTTCAATTAATTAAAACTGGGAACTTTTCAAAGGCTAGAGATAGTATAGATCATCTTATATCAAGAGTGCGAGTACTTATTAATAGAGAAAAGGATTATAAAAGGGATATTCTAAGAGACCCACAAAATATATTTTTCGATAGGAGCATTCGTGGTAAAAAAACAGAGGAGGAAATAAAGGAGCAGTTTGAAGAGGAACAAAAGGTTTTTCATAACATGCTTTCATGGAGAAGCAGATATGATTCTCTACCAGAGGAAAAAAAGCGAGATGCAGAATTTATGTTCACCAATTTAGAGAGGGCTAGGGCATTACATAATAGTCTTGCTAACTATGTTATCCAAAATCTTGCCTTGGAGTTAGAGATAAGGGTAAAGTATCCTGAAACTTTCTGGAATATTTCAAATTTTAGTTTTAAGAAGGATATTTGGCAAAACCATATAGTCAAAAATGGACTTAGAGAAATAAATGATTTGGAAAAGGTAGTTTCTCAATTATTTTCACCACAAATCGAATTTATCTACCCCCTAGATTGGGCTTGGGCTGAGCAAAGGGTGCAGTATAAAAAGAAACAAAGAAAAACTCTAGATATTACTGAACAGGATGATTGGATATTTAAAGAAACGGATTGGGAATTAATTGAGGACCTATATGAAGAGATATTTGTTGGACTTTTAGAAAAAGGGAGTTTTTCTATTTTAGAGTTAAATTTAAAAGAAGATGAAGAAAAGATTAAGTGGTTAAGTCAAGGCGAGAATATTGACTTATTTATGATGTTTGTAATTTCAGATGTTACACTAGACTATAATTATGTTGGAGAAGACGAAAGAATGAAATTGTTCAAACGTCTATGTAATAGGGATTCTAAATTTAGATTACTTAATAATAAAAGAATACTAACAAGGATAGAGGATACAGAGGATGTTTTTAGGTGGAATGAACTATTTATTTCACCCTATACCATATATATTGAGGGGGCATAGAAGTATGAGCTATACAAATGAAGATATTAGAAAAGCAAGTGAATTATTTTTCTATTTATTAAGCAAGAGGATTGTCCCAGCAAATGATGTATTGGCAAGCCAATACTATGAAAATAACGAGATTAGTGAAATTATTAAGAATATGGCGGAGGAAGGTGGCTTAAGAGTTCTTGCAACTAGACAAAATTTACACTTAGTAGCCAAGGGGGAAAGTTCTATATTTGCCACTACTTATTCACATATGAAGGAAAGATATACTAGATTACAAAGAAAAAGACATTTTTACTTAGCAAATATTATTATTTGTATTTATTTGGCTGAAATAGATAGGGATAATAGGTTTTCATTTAGAATTGAGGACGCAGGGATTTCATATTTTAAATTAGAGGAAATTATTACAAATACTTTAGAGGCTTGGAAAAAGCGGAATGAACAGGAAGAAGGTTTTTCACGGGACTTTGCCATAGCCTTAGATGAAATTTACCATCTTTGGATGGTCGAAATGTCTCATTCCAAGGAGAGTAAAGACGGTGTAGGATTTAGTACGGCATCTAATACTAGACTGGGCTTTATAAATGAGGCTTTAAAGCCATTGGAGCAGGAAAATTTAATAATAAATTTGACTCGTGAAAGTAGAATTATCCCTAAGGAAGAGTTATACGAAAGACTTGAGCATCTTTATCATGGGGGAGACAGATATGAGGAAATAATTGAGCTAATTAAATATGAAAGAAGGGATAATGAAGATGCCAAAACTAGCTAAGATTAGATTAACTGGCTGTAAATATGATGGTTTAAAGAAAGAACATGAAAATTCTATCTTTGATTTGACTAGAGATGGACAAGCAGATCATGCACTTTTTACCTTATTTAATGGTGGAGGAAAAGGCGTAATGATGCAACTAATTTTTCAACTCCTTTTACCCGAAACTAAATGGGGAAAAAACAATGGTAATAAAGTTATTTCTATGTTTTATGATCAACGAAATAATCTACATCCCTTTACTTTTCATGTTGTTTTAGAATGGATATTAGATACTGTTCCAGAAAAGAGATTAATAACAGGAATTGCTATTAAAGCGATTATTAAAAATACTGGCAACGAGGAGGAGGATAAAACCGGTTTATCCTTATTTTTGTATACCCACGAGCATGATAATAAAGGATATTTTAAAGTAGAAAACCTACCGCTTTATGATAAAGAAACAGGAGAAGCTGTTGATATAGATAAATTAGAGGATTTTATTGATTCTAACAAAAGGGACTTTATTAAGTATAGTCAATCTAATGTAAAGAAGAAAGATGGTCAATACTACGCTTACTTAGAGAGCAAGGGGATTTATCGCAGTGAATGGATTAATCTTAAGGCTATTAATAAGTCTGAGGGTGGCGCGGGGGATTACTTTATTGGTGCTAGTGATAATAAGTCGGTTTTTGATAAAATAATAATTCCTGCAATAAGTGAAAACCTTAGAAATTATAACTATGAAAATAAAAATAGTTTAATTGAGATGTTTAAAAGTAATCTTTCCATCACTAAAGATCTACCAGTTCTAATCAAGCGAGAGGGAGACTTCAAAGATCTTTTAGTTGCTATAAAACCATTGATAGAAAATGCGGATAGTGGGTCTCGTTTTTTAGACATGAAAGAAAGATTAATCAATGAAGGCAACGATATCTTCTTTATATTAAGTGAAGAAGAGAATTATGTAAAACAAGAGATTGATAAATGGGGTAATGAAGAAAAAAGGGCAAAAGATGAAGGTAAAAACCTAATATATAATAAGGATAATCTTCTATACAATCAGGAAAAAAAGGATCTAGAGTCGGAAGAAAAAGAAATGGAACAATTAGTACAGATATTTAAGGATTTAGATGAAGAAGTTAAAGGGAAGAATAAAGACCTATTGTTGTATAAAATTAATAAGGAAACCAAGGTTAAAAAAGAATTAGATGTGAAGATATCTAATAAATATGAAGAGAAGGAAAGACTACTAGAAACCTTAAATATTTCAGATATTCAAAAAGAAGCAGAAATATTAGACTTTCAATTAGAAAAGGAATGGAACATTAGAAAGAGTGTATGGTATGAATATGAGAATCAATATAGGGGTTATTTAACATATGCAAAGCAGAATATAGACCAAAATAAAATTAAAATAAAAGAATTTGGTGCAGAAGTTGATAATCTAAATAGAGAAGTAGTTAAATACGAATTTTTAGAAGCAGAATTAGAGAGATACAGAAATAAATTAGAGTTAAAATACGACGCCATGAGTCTATTGTTTCCTGACAGAATAGCAGAAGATCTCAATAAGGAAAAGAAAAAAAATGATCTAGAAATTACTAGTTTAAAAAATAACATAAGTTCATATAAGGAAAGAATTAATATAATACATAGAGAAATCGATAAACTAAAAGATAGGCTCAAGACTGGACAAGAAGATGTAAAGAAGTTAAGGATTGAGGCTGATTTACAAAGAGACTTTGAGATAAAAGTTGCTCATGGAATAACAAAACAACTTCTAGAGAACTATGATGGTAGTGTTTTAGATCATCATTGGTTTGCTAAAAAGCAGGAAGCCCTACTACTTATGGAAGATATAAAAAAAGCAAAGCTTGAAGAAGTTCAGAGAACTATTTGGGAGAAAAATATTGATAGGCTTTTAAATAAGGATAATTACTTTGTACCAAATAAAGATATAGTTATGGTAAAGGATGAAATAAAAAGGTTAGGTATTAACGTAGAAACTGGAGCAGAATATTTTACTGACTTAAAAAATGAAGAAAAGTTAGAGATTTTAAATAATTATCCTGGATTTATATATGGAGTAGTAATAAGCAACATTAAGGATTGGCAGTCTATTGAAAGAAACATAGATAAAGAAATATTTTTAAATAATATGGTTCCCATATATGTAAGATCTGAAATGAGTATATCTGAAAAAGAAGGTTATAGAAGTTTATGGACTAAAGCCTTTGAGTTAATCGATCAAGAGAAATATTTGATCTGGAAAAATACAATGGAAGATGTAATAAATAAACTTTCTGAAACGGAAAGCAGTATAAAAATTGATCTAAAAAATATTGATGATTTAAAACAGGAGTTAAGACTAATCGAAAGTAAAGATACTGCTTGGATATTAAATCAGAAGCTCAGGGAAAGGGAAAAGGAGATTGATGAACTATCCAATGAACTTAATACAAATGAAGAAGAAGAAATAGCTATAATAAATAAATTAAACCTAGCAGATTCAAAACTAAATGAGAAAGAAAGTAGCCTTTTAAAAATAATTGATTCTATTAAAGAAATTGAAGATTATATCGAAAGAAAAAATGATGTTGAACAGGAACAAAAACGTATTACTCTTTTAAAAAAAGATATACAAAATATAAAAGAGGAAATTAGAAGCATTGAAGATGAAATCGATGGAATTATGGAAGAACGAGATAATACAAGTGACGAGCATAGAAAATGGGAGTCAAATATTAAAAATATTATCGAAAAGGTTAGAGAGGTATACAAAGATGCAACTTACACATATAAGGTAGATAGTAGTTATGTAAGCTATAAAGCACCTATTTTTCTTCAAGAAGAAGATCAGCTAAACTCCTTAATTAGCCAGCGGAAAGCATTAGAGAATGATATTGCAAGTAGAAATAGTAATATTGCTAGTATAGATATTGAAATAAGGTACTTAAATATGGATTTGACAAGGCAAATTAATGTATTAAAAGAACTAGATGAAAATTGGGAAGTATACAGGAATTTAGATTTAGCAGTTAGTGAATTAGCGCTACTTATTAAGGAAACAGACAAAAAGATAAATAGGCTTCAGGATGAAAAATATAAAAAAGAGCTTTCAATCCAAGAATTAAAGGGAAGTATCAAAGAAAAAAGAAAAAAACTTCAGGAACTAGAAAATCAGATTTTTAAGAACCATAAGAAACCAGCTGTTACTTTAGATATAGTCGATATAAGAAGTGAAATAGATAGTGTAGAAAGAGATATTAAGTCTAACGAAAAATATTTAAAAATGTGTATTCAGACTTTAGAGAAAAATAAGGAATCTATGGTTAAACTTGAAATTAATCTAAACAAAATTAAAACTGGTTACTCCATAGAGATTGGCAAAGGAAAAATTGATAGTTATATAAAGGAAAAAATTCAACTTAACCCTGGTATGGTAGTTGAAGATTGGGTTCTAAAATGTGATAGAAATAAAGATAAAATTGACAAAACTATAAAAGAGGGAGATAGCTTTAGAAATAGATTTATAGAAGATATAGGTTCAAAATTAGAGGAAGATAAACTAAAGGAAAAGATAATAAATGCAATTAAAGAAGCAAAAATTCCTAACTTCAAAAGCAATGTTACATCCTTCAAAAGTATGGAAAACCATTTTCAGCAGGAGATATTGAGACTATCTAATGATAAAGCTAAAGCAGAAGAGGCTATGAAACAATGGACTAATAGGGCATCAATACATGTTATCAGAATGGTTGAGGCACTAAAAACAATGGTTTCAAGTATGAATTATACTAACGAACAAGGATATGCGTTTCCATTAGTTAAACTGAAGGGTATGGATAGATTGCCTAAAAATGAAAATGAGATAACAAGTCTACTTAAGGAGTATTTTATTCAGGCTATATCCAAAATTTCAGAAACAAACCAAGATATTTCAAATATTGAGGATAAAGAGTTTATAGAGCTAATGGGAGATAAGGTAATATTCTCTAAAGCCCTTCAGGGTAGGTATCCAACTTTACTAGTTTATAAGATGTCTGAGAAAAACGAATTTAGATATGCTAGAGCAAGAGATGAGTATTATACTACGTGGGAAGCGATTAATAAAGGTGAAGGCGATCTGCCTGAGGGCTCCGGTGGACAAACCCTATCCGTAAATACTTTCGTTATAATGATGATTATGAGTTTTAAGAAGAAACATATTGGAAATGAGAACCCTTCAACAGTACTAGTACTAGATAATCCTTTTGGTAAAGCTTCAGCAAAGCATGTACTAGATCCGATTTTTGAGATTGCAAACAAATTGAATTTCCAATTAATTTGTTTTGCAGCACCAGAAATAATTAAAGTTGAAATAAGTGAAAGATTTCCAGTATTCTGGGAACTAAAGATTCATAATGGAAAAGTAGTACATGGCGGAAGAATAATAAAGCATGGTTTAATTTAATTAATTAAGGATGTAGTGATGATTTGGTTTAATAGATATACTAAGAATTAATTGTTATTCCTAAAAATACTGTTTTAAAAATAAGGTGAGGAACTGATCTAATTAATCGTTCCTCACCTTAATTTAATAAGTATTATATAGAATTAGACTTTTCTAGAACTGGTCCATATAACCTTCCCTAATAAGTTTATAATCACCTGTTTCAGTATTTAAATCATAGATATTAAAATTTGTACGAATGTCATATCCATCAGAGTGAATTGCAAAATTTAGTGACGCAGACCCCTCCTGACTTTGGAACATCATTCATAAGAAAAAGTGCTGTAATCGTCTGTCTATAGAAGTTTCAGCACTTTTTATTGTTGTTTTACGTTCACTACATCTTTTTAATTATATTGGGGATTTCATTACTTAGCAGAACATTCTTTTC from Serpentinicella alkaliphila harbors:
- a CDS encoding Wadjet anti-phage system protein JetD domain-containing protein; its protein translation is MNRIIKSFIARYENENKKRFDLNTLEMFIINQYKSESEYINKGGYRELHKQMMELVNQGCIKEIKSSSYNGLNPPLKVSWQIINKKEDSRWDKSKILKYSDLLDFSYYINNPSFQTDGEWEYIQNIYRFLKSSSKREIVSLEERCLELFYDEKFLINRKDTTKGKYGILSRLKLSYVDLRMRKYGEMFIYWNKGVNDIKRIIILENHSTFFAFKRVVEIHKEVLGFNPDALIYGEGKKIESSFSFLQEIANTSNVEILYFGDIDSEGFGIYARLKEKYPNIKMELFKTAYDKLITLCNRNYPLDGQQKNIKYFNLFIDEMKDYINEEQIKKIEFIWNNDYRIPQELLNYEYLLKAVKL
- a CDS encoding DUF6063 family protein; translated protein: MSYTNEDIRKASELFFYLLSKRIVPANDVLASQYYENNEISEIIKNMAEEGGLRVLATRQNLHLVAKGESSIFATTYSHMKERYTRLQRKRHFYLANIIICIYLAEIDRDNRFSFRIEDAGISYFKLEEIITNTLEAWKKRNEQEEGFSRDFAIALDEIYHLWMVEMSHSKESKDGVGFSTASNTRLGFINEALKPLEQENLIINLTRESRIIPKEELYERLEHLYHGGDRYEEIIELIKYERRDNEDAKTS
- a CDS encoding coiled-coil domain-containing protein, which codes for MKEGIMKMPKLAKIRLTGCKYDGLKKEHENSIFDLTRDGQADHALFTLFNGGGKGVMMQLIFQLLLPETKWGKNNGNKVISMFYDQRNNLHPFTFHVVLEWILDTVPEKRLITGIAIKAIIKNTGNEEEDKTGLSLFLYTHEHDNKGYFKVENLPLYDKETGEAVDIDKLEDFIDSNKRDFIKYSQSNVKKKDGQYYAYLESKGIYRSEWINLKAINKSEGGAGDYFIGASDNKSVFDKIIIPAISENLRNYNYENKNSLIEMFKSNLSITKDLPVLIKREGDFKDLLVAIKPLIENADSGSRFLDMKERLINEGNDIFFILSEEENYVKQEIDKWGNEEKRAKDEGKNLIYNKDNLLYNQEKKDLESEEKEMEQLVQIFKDLDEEVKGKNKDLLLYKINKETKVKKELDVKISNKYEEKERLLETLNISDIQKEAEILDFQLEKEWNIRKSVWYEYENQYRGYLTYAKQNIDQNKIKIKEFGAEVDNLNREVVKYEFLEAELERYRNKLELKYDAMSLLFPDRIAEDLNKEKKKNDLEITSLKNNISSYKERINIIHREIDKLKDRLKTGQEDVKKLRIEADLQRDFEIKVAHGITKQLLENYDGSVLDHHWFAKKQEALLLMEDIKKAKLEEVQRTIWEKNIDRLLNKDNYFVPNKDIVMVKDEIKRLGINVETGAEYFTDLKNEEKLEILNNYPGFIYGVVISNIKDWQSIERNIDKEIFLNNMVPIYVRSEMSISEKEGYRSLWTKAFELIDQEKYLIWKNTMEDVINKLSETESSIKIDLKNIDDLKQELRLIESKDTAWILNQKLREREKEIDELSNELNTNEEEEIAIINKLNLADSKLNEKESSLLKIIDSIKEIEDYIERKNDVEQEQKRITLLKKDIQNIKEEIRSIEDEIDGIMEERDNTSDEHRKWESNIKNIIEKVREVYKDATYTYKVDSSYVSYKAPIFLQEEDQLNSLISQRKALENDIASRNSNIASIDIEIRYLNMDLTRQINVLKELDENWEVYRNLDLAVSELALLIKETDKKINRLQDEKYKKELSIQELKGSIKEKRKKLQELENQIFKNHKKPAVTLDIVDIRSEIDSVERDIKSNEKYLKMCIQTLEKNKESMVKLEINLNKIKTGYSIEIGKGKIDSYIKEKIQLNPGMVVEDWVLKCDRNKDKIDKTIKEGDSFRNRFIEDIGSKLEEDKLKEKIINAIKEAKIPNFKSNVTSFKSMENHFQQEILRLSNDKAKAEEAMKQWTNRASIHVIRMVEALKTMVSSMNYTNEQGYAFPLVKLKGMDRLPKNENEITSLLKEYFIQAISKISETNQDISNIEDKEFIELMGDKVIFSKALQGRYPTLLVYKMSEKNEFRYARARDEYYTTWEAINKGEGDLPEGSGGQTLSVNTFVIMMIMSFKKKHIGNENPSTVLVLDNPFGKASAKHVLDPIFEIANKLNFQLICFAAPEIIKVEISERFPVFWELKIHNGKVVHGGRIIKHGLI